From the genome of Mycetocola spongiae, one region includes:
- the yczR gene encoding MocR-like transcription factor YczR, with protein sequence MNDPALPARTLAVLLGEWRGSGIAYRALADRIRLLILDGRVPSGTRLPAERELAERLHLSRATISAAYRDLRERGVLESVRGSGSVARINPARLAREPGGRPVLLDLARASLPAAPQLPEAALAAARALPRYLDADSDPVGLPELRAAIAARYVAAGLPTKPDQIMVTVGAQHAIGMVTRLLLARGDRALIEHPSYPYAHDTMRSLGARVVAVPVTAEEGWDTAEFVRTLERTSPALAYLMPDFHNPTGASMSRETRQAVCAASARQGTVLLIDETTAELNIDRPEPPRPFAVDNLSGAEIITVGTVGKTVWGGIRLGWVRAEAGTIRRLVAARSRSDLGTSILEQLTVLELFRDYDAIIALRGRQLGDTRDAVESFLPEWLPEWSVPHVHGGLAIWVGLGRPESSRLTLAARRHGLLLSAGPRFGADGAFERFLRIPITSPREVTETALRALAASWRDLEEGAS encoded by the coding sequence ATGAATGATCCCGCGCTCCCCGCCCGCACCCTCGCGGTGCTGCTCGGGGAATGGCGCGGCTCCGGCATCGCCTATCGCGCGCTGGCCGACCGGATTCGGCTGCTGATCCTCGATGGCCGGGTTCCCTCGGGCACCCGGCTCCCGGCCGAGCGCGAACTCGCCGAGCGGCTTCACCTCAGCCGCGCCACGATCAGCGCGGCCTATCGGGACCTGCGCGAGCGCGGCGTCCTGGAATCGGTGCGCGGCTCGGGCAGCGTGGCCCGCATCAACCCCGCGCGGCTCGCGCGCGAACCCGGCGGCCGCCCGGTGCTGCTGGACCTCGCGCGCGCCTCGCTTCCCGCGGCCCCGCAGCTGCCCGAGGCCGCGCTCGCCGCGGCGCGGGCCCTGCCGCGCTATTTGGACGCCGATTCGGACCCGGTGGGTCTGCCCGAGCTGCGCGCCGCGATAGCCGCGCGCTATGTGGCCGCGGGCCTGCCCACCAAACCCGATCAGATCATGGTGACCGTGGGCGCCCAGCATGCCATCGGTATGGTCACCCGGCTGCTGCTCGCGCGCGGCGACCGGGCGCTGATTGAACACCCCAGCTATCCCTATGCGCACGATACGATGCGCTCGCTCGGCGCGCGCGTGGTGGCCGTGCCGGTCACCGCCGAGGAGGGCTGGGATACCGCGGAGTTTGTGCGCACGCTGGAGCGCACAAGCCCCGCGCTGGCCTATCTGATGCCCGATTTTCATAATCCCACCGGCGCGAGCATGTCGCGCGAGACGCGGCAGGCAGTATGCGCCGCCTCGGCCCGGCAGGGCACGGTACTGCTGATCGACGAGACCACCGCCGAGCTGAATATTGACCGCCCGGAACCGCCGCGCCCGTTTGCCGTGGATAACCTCTCCGGGGCCGAGATCATCACGGTGGGCACCGTGGGAAAAACCGTTTGGGGCGGAATCCGGCTGGGCTGGGTGCGCGCCGAGGCCGGGACCATCCGCCGCCTCGTGGCCGCGCGCTCGCGCTCGGACCTGGGCACCTCGATCCTGGAACAGCTCACGGTGCTGGAACTCTTCCGCGATTATGACGCGATTATCGCGCTGCGCGGCCGCCAGCTCGGTGATACCCGCGATGCCGTGGAATCCTTCCTGCCCGAGTGGCTTCCCGAGTGGAGCGTGCCGCATGTTCACGGCGGGCTGGCGATCTGGGTGGGCCTGGGCCGCCCCGAGAGTTCCCGGCTCACGCTCGCCGCGCGCCGGCATGGGCTGCTGCTCTCGGCGGGCCCCCGGTTTGGCGCGGACGGCGCCTTTGAGCGCTTCCTGCGGATCCCCATCACCTCCCCGCGCGAGGTCACGGAGACCGCGCTGCGCGCGCTCGCGGCCAGCTGGCGGGACCTGGAGGAGGGCGCGTCCTAG
- a CDS encoding GNAT family N-acetyltransferase — MSLQILPYDPALHGAGVAALFNRLRYAAAASGVPLDARSLNAVLDERGTTIFLVAVQENTVVGTIGFFAVSGRRVAPAGELFCGMFLIDPAHRTGPLAGRLFLESFERIVEMGIRTLRLEVDPVNVRAFPLYLRVGFRAPEGTEPDENGYLELISHLPGVVIDLLADLGEDPRGGDSGFHWRTMERARSGTLHDGVTREGGEDIVEYVFNVDDGRIRVRVDLASGRPRGTLVNEEPWVRPAAREPGETGTLPRRVVSAAVGDFLVSVDEAGTLRVEHPQHLGPLLTEHFPVSPVRRYGARRPERLRVTTLLTASGWHSSVPARDDSPAVSRELTVDEDGLRLSVDAGAGNRVAVVPWNGMRRAYVEHCGVRGTEVHAVARGHWPAEVMGYEAALESEPARGATTTWIEPRLGLEVGITWYTDGELRFEGGSLPLNISPGGRVDYRISLRSVGAAEPLPPIYTQERAEAPVWTPHRRGCAEVHEAAGHGEGEALWVVPELGVVNWETGGRRVLASSFPAPRSIGAVPDGRAGLWVSVQGPREHPEQGVEWGVGRRLPPLDIADTGPDEGWSLTRIGPDLTRLRLDVRVPPSRSDRELAVHIAPAGAGTVRLGGSPGEPEQVFSREGAHPWRATARAARFDDASGHTLQLRSVSDETDEILVRAHPKWVLASLVHRVPRGQPGLASWILDAAPHPELNPLSFPQ, encoded by the coding sequence ATGTCTCTCCAGATCCTTCCCTATGACCCGGCGCTGCACGGCGCCGGTGTGGCGGCGCTGTTTAACCGGCTCCGCTATGCGGCCGCGGCCAGCGGTGTCCCGCTCGACGCGCGCTCGCTGAACGCGGTGCTTGACGAGCGCGGAACCACCATCTTTTTGGTGGCCGTGCAGGAGAACACCGTCGTGGGAACCATCGGATTTTTTGCGGTCTCCGGCCGCCGGGTGGCCCCGGCGGGCGAGCTGTTTTGTGGCATGTTCCTGATCGATCCGGCGCATCGCACCGGGCCGCTCGCGGGCAGGCTCTTCCTGGAATCCTTTGAACGGATCGTGGAGATGGGCATTCGCACCCTCCGCCTCGAGGTGGACCCCGTAAACGTGAGGGCCTTCCCCCTCTATCTGCGCGTGGGCTTCCGCGCGCCCGAGGGCACGGAGCCCGATGAGAACGGCTATCTGGAGCTGATCAGCCACCTCCCCGGTGTGGTGATCGACCTGCTGGCCGACCTCGGGGAGGACCCGCGCGGCGGGGACTCCGGGTTCCACTGGCGCACGATGGAACGCGCCCGCTCGGGAACGCTGCATGACGGCGTGACCCGGGAGGGGGGCGAGGACATCGTGGAATACGTGTTTAACGTGGACGACGGCCGGATCCGCGTGCGCGTGGACCTGGCCAGCGGCAGGCCGCGCGGCACCCTCGTGAACGAGGAGCCGTGGGTGCGCCCCGCCGCACGCGAGCCCGGGGAAACCGGAACGCTGCCGCGGCGCGTGGTCTCGGCCGCGGTGGGGGATTTCCTGGTATCCGTGGACGAGGCAGGGACGCTGCGCGTGGAACACCCGCAGCACCTCGGCCCGCTGCTAACCGAACACTTCCCCGTCTCCCCCGTGCGCCGTTATGGTGCGCGCCGCCCCGAGCGGCTCCGGGTCACCACCCTGCTGACAGCCTCCGGCTGGCACAGCAGTGTGCCCGCCCGGGACGATAGCCCCGCCGTTTCCCGCGAGCTGACCGTGGACGAGGACGGGCTGCGCCTGAGCGTGGATGCCGGGGCGGGCAATCGCGTGGCCGTGGTGCCCTGGAACGGAATGCGCCGCGCCTATGTGGAGCACTGCGGGGTGCGCGGCACCGAGGTGCACGCCGTGGCCCGCGGCCACTGGCCGGCCGAGGTGATGGGTTATGAGGCGGCGCTGGAGAGCGAACCCGCCCGCGGAGCCACCACCACCTGGATCGAGCCGCGGCTGGGGCTCGAGGTGGGCATCACCTGGTATACCGACGGCGAACTGCGTTTTGAGGGCGGAAGCCTGCCCCTGAATATTTCCCCCGGCGGCCGGGTGGACTATCGCATCTCGCTGCGTTCGGTGGGGGCCGCCGAACCGCTGCCGCCGATATATACCCAGGAGCGGGCCGAGGCCCCGGTCTGGACGCCACACCGGCGCGGCTGCGCCGAGGTGCACGAGGCCGCGGGGCACGGCGAGGGCGAGGCCCTCTGGGTTGTGCCCGAGCTCGGGGTGGTGAACTGGGAAACCGGTGGCCGCCGCGTGCTCGCCTCCTCCTTCCCCGCACCGCGCTCGATCGGGGCGGTGCCCGATGGCCGCGCGGGCCTCTGGGTCAGCGTGCAGGGCCCGCGCGAGCATCCCGAGCAGGGGGTCGAATGGGGGGTGGGTCGCCGCCTTCCGCCCCTGGATATCGCCGATACCGGCCCCGATGAGGGGTGGTCGCTGACCCGGATCGGCCCCGATCTGACGCGGCTGCGGCTCGATGTGCGGGTACCACCCTCGCGCTCCGATCGGGAACTCGCGGTGCATATCGCGCCGGCCGGCGCGGGCACCGTGCGCCTGGGCGGCAGCCCGGGGGAACCCGAGCAGGTATTTTCCCGCGAGGGCGCCCACCCGTGGCGGGCCACGGCCCGCGCCGCCCGCTTTGATGACGCGAGCGGACACACCCTACAACTGCGGTCCGTCTCCGATGAGACCGATGAAATCCTGGTGCGCGCGCATCCCAAATGGGTCCTCGCCTCACTCGTGCATCGCGTTCCGCGCGGGCAACCGGGTCTGGCCAGCTGGATCCTCGACGCCGCACCACATCCCGAACTTAACCCTCTTTCCTTCCCACAGTGA
- a CDS encoding 4'-phosphopantetheinyl transferase family protein, with translation MIDLWVWSAGAGGRDDFSRPRSPSGRAGLRRIAAAEPCAGGSGGCVIAAAPYRCERCGDRWSVSHTGAMIAVARAALPVGVDIETRRERPAAFALLQRLTGTRVRDIERWTQCEALLKARGQAHRRPGPGDLPLLPEWVPGWQPSSDRAWWVHTDPGAELIVSVAVASGAGPAPRLRLRGMPVPD, from the coding sequence GTGATTGACCTCTGGGTCTGGTCCGCGGGGGCGGGCGGGCGCGATGATTTCTCGCGTCCCCGCTCGCCCTCGGGCCGGGCCGGGCTGCGCCGGATCGCGGCGGCCGAGCCGTGCGCGGGCGGCAGCGGCGGCTGCGTGATTGCCGCTGCCCCGTATCGCTGTGAGCGCTGCGGGGATCGCTGGTCGGTCTCGCATACCGGCGCCATGATCGCCGTGGCGCGCGCCGCACTCCCCGTCGGGGTGGATATCGAAACGCGGCGCGAGCGGCCCGCGGCCTTTGCCCTATTACAGAGGCTCACGGGAACCCGGGTGCGCGATATCGAGCGTTGGACGCAGTGCGAGGCGCTGCTCAAGGCCCGCGGGCAGGCCCATCGCCGCCCGGGCCCGGGGGATCTGCCGCTGCTGCCCGAGTGGGTGCCCGGCTGGCAGCCCTCCTCCGATCGGGCATGGTGGGTGCATACCGATCCCGGTGCCGAGCTGATCGTCTCGGTCGCGGTGGCCTCCGGCGCGGGCCCGGCCCCCCGGCTGCGCCTTCGGGGGATGCCCGTCCCTGATTAG
- the fabZ gene encoding 3-hydroxyacyl-ACP dehydratase FabZ yields MSTPETLGAAELMTLLPHRHPMVLLDGVTELIPGKSGIGLKNITISDPVFQGHFPGEPIYPGVFMIEAAAQLCGIILSRDSAQTEPRIGYLAAVKKFRFSELVRPGDSLRISATRGSGFGALTDFAVELRNGSTVVASGNVVIALGDA; encoded by the coding sequence GTGAGTACCCCCGAAACCCTCGGGGCCGCCGAGCTGATGACCCTCCTGCCGCACCGTCACCCGATGGTGCTGCTGGATGGCGTGACCGAGCTGATCCCCGGAAAATCCGGCATCGGCCTGAAAAATATCACGATCTCCGATCCGGTATTCCAGGGCCATTTCCCCGGGGAACCCATCTACCCCGGCGTGTTTATGATCGAGGCCGCCGCGCAGCTATGCGGCATCATCCTCTCCCGCGATAGCGCCCAGACCGAGCCGCGCATCGGCTATCTGGCCGCGGTGAAGAAGTTCCGCTTCAGCGAGCTCGTGCGCCCGGGCGATAGCCTGCGCATCTCCGCGACCCGAGGCTCCGGCTTCGGGGCGCTCACCGATTTTGCCGTGGAGCTGCGCAACGGGTCCACCGTGGTGGCCTCGGGCAACGTGGTCATCGCCCTCGGGGACGCCTAA
- a CDS encoding aminomethyltransferase family protein translates to MTNTTSAGYRNIRDTAAAYRRGDAVLALGGPDRFAALSYLLAKRTEFAEPGTLVESAVLNAEGGIQDVVLALIGEDEVLLVSELPEFFDVRAALAAGGFNDVTCTPRPDIALAAIEGPASWRAIEPLIELEVSSLLLSESTPATVPGAASATVYRTGTTAEYGYLIVTEGLSAEALLACATERALAVGGGVTDRAALIRAQAEVSHPVVPEQFTGLNVREAGAVWLTSPDRDDEFLGSAALADVAATRSLIAVRATGAEVPAGAEVRAGETVIGTIHLALPAAGEADGFGLALVDLPFNVPGLDLNADGVALRTVSRPAADPRSWVEAIG, encoded by the coding sequence ATGACGAACACCACCTCCGCGGGCTACCGCAACATTCGTGACACCGCCGCCGCCTACCGTCGCGGGGACGCCGTCCTCGCCCTGGGCGGACCCGATCGCTTCGCCGCGCTGTCCTATCTGCTGGCCAAGCGCACCGAGTTTGCCGAGCCCGGCACCCTCGTGGAATCCGCCGTCCTGAACGCCGAGGGCGGTATCCAGGATGTTGTCCTGGCCCTGATCGGCGAGGACGAGGTGCTCCTCGTCAGCGAGCTGCCCGAGTTTTTTGATGTCCGTGCGGCCCTCGCCGCCGGCGGCTTTAACGATGTGACCTGCACCCCGCGCCCCGATATCGCGCTGGCCGCGATCGAGGGCCCCGCGTCCTGGCGCGCCATCGAGCCGCTGATCGAGCTGGAGGTCTCCAGCCTGCTGCTGAGCGAGTCCACCCCGGCCACCGTGCCCGGCGCCGCCTCGGCCACCGTATATCGCACCGGAACCACCGCCGAATACGGCTATCTGATCGTGACCGAGGGTCTGTCCGCGGAGGCCCTGCTGGCCTGCGCTACGGAGCGTGCGCTCGCGGTGGGTGGCGGCGTGACCGATCGCGCCGCGCTGATCCGCGCGCAGGCCGAGGTGAGCCACCCCGTGGTTCCCGAGCAGTTCACGGGCCTGAATGTGCGCGAGGCGGGGGCCGTCTGGCTCACCTCGCCCGACCGCGATGACGAGTTCCTGGGTTCGGCCGCGCTGGCCGATGTGGCGGCTACCCGCTCGCTGATCGCCGTGCGCGCCACCGGCGCCGAGGTTCCCGCGGGCGCCGAGGTGCGTGCGGGCGAGACCGTGATCGGCACGATCCACCTCGCGCTGCCCGCCGCGGGCGAGGCCGATGGATTTGGCCTGGCCCTCGTGGACCTGCCCTTTAACGTTCCCGGCCTGGACCTGAACGCCGATGGTGTAGCCCTGCGCACCGTATCCCGTCCCGCCGCCGACCCGCGCTCGTGGGTCGAGGCGATCGGTTAG
- a CDS encoding beta-ketoacyl-[acyl-carrier-protein] synthase family protein, producing MRIVVTGLGLRSAAGMNLAESRETIFAGVSNIGPTDIVPTDQLISGMSGQVRGMVEEGEPSSSRGYLDRCNRLALAGAVEALEGSGLDRASLDPTRIGLSVGTALGGARSGESFHRQWIEGGLRRANGGLLRQYPLHAVADFLAAELELSGPRSVQSNACAAGTVAIGYGVELLLSGQADVMVAGGVDPLAYFSFGGFSCLGALDPEHCAPYSRSSGLNLGEGSGFLILEREEDALARGAKIHAVVAGYGLSADAHHATAPDITGRGAVRAMTSAANMAGITLDDIDYINGHGTGTPANDAAETRVARQFVEGALGNARMLPISSTKSMVGHTLGAAGAIEAVITVLALENGELPPTRIADPADVPADLDIVTEGRPADIRNAFSNSFAFGGNNASLLLQRYRPLEEPSAPIEDIPVVITGIGAIAGSAATTEDVREALSSATPAYGEMTVDVEEYGHLPVAEIPEGNLKRGINPAQLRRMDTLGRRAAVATAQLIRERGLTREQLAETGLIFATGIGPLSTVEAFERDLILNGTGNTRLFPNTVMNAAGGHVALLNKIQGPTATICCGNTGGITALHFAESLIRRGRAERIIVLSADEAPRAMLAGYARIPGYLARSVSAPFTGQGRLIGGAAVAILLEREDLVEPDAVRGRISGYGLTGDTSGHGRIAQDPTGWSRSFELGMAEAGITPEAVDVVIASACGLPKIDDVESAALTRAGLGDRPLLAPKGIVGDAGASAGLLGVAQAIWMAEEGRIHGNAGERGTAPEGFLGAEGRAGSVHNTLVSSYEVGGSFQSVLVSTP from the coding sequence ATGCGTATCGTTGTCACCGGGCTGGGCCTGCGCTCGGCCGCGGGTATGAACCTCGCCGAGAGCCGGGAAACCATCTTCGCCGGTGTCTCCAATATTGGGCCCACCGATATTGTGCCCACCGATCAGCTCATCTCCGGCATGTCCGGCCAGGTGCGCGGCATGGTCGAGGAGGGGGAGCCGAGCTCCTCCCGCGGCTATCTGGATCGCTGTAACCGGCTTGCACTCGCGGGTGCCGTGGAGGCGCTTGAGGGCAGCGGCCTGGACCGCGCGAGCCTGGACCCCACCCGGATCGGCCTGTCCGTGGGAACCGCCCTGGGCGGGGCCCGCAGCGGTGAGTCCTTCCACCGGCAGTGGATCGAGGGCGGCCTGCGCCGCGCCAACGGCGGGCTGCTGCGGCAGTATCCGCTGCACGCGGTGGCCGATTTCCTCGCCGCCGAACTGGAACTGAGCGGGCCGCGCAGCGTGCAGTCCAATGCCTGCGCCGCGGGAACCGTGGCCATCGGCTACGGCGTGGAGCTGCTGCTCTCGGGCCAGGCCGATGTGATGGTCGCCGGCGGCGTGGACCCGCTCGCCTATTTCTCCTTCGGCGGATTCTCCTGCCTGGGCGCCCTTGACCCCGAACACTGCGCGCCGTATAGCCGCAGCTCGGGGCTGAACCTCGGCGAGGGATCGGGCTTCCTGATCCTGGAGCGCGAGGAGGACGCCCTCGCCCGCGGCGCGAAGATTCACGCCGTGGTGGCCGGTTATGGCCTGAGCGCCGATGCGCATCACGCAACCGCCCCGGATATCACGGGCCGCGGCGCCGTGCGCGCGATGACCTCGGCCGCCAATATGGCCGGGATCACGCTGGACGATATCGACTATATTAACGGCCACGGCACGGGCACCCCGGCCAATGACGCCGCGGAGACGCGCGTGGCCCGCCAGTTTGTGGAGGGTGCGCTGGGCAATGCCCGGATGCTCCCGATCAGCTCCACCAAGTCGATGGTGGGTCATACGCTCGGCGCCGCCGGGGCCATCGAGGCCGTGATCACGGTGCTCGCGCTGGAAAACGGCGAGCTGCCGCCCACGCGCATCGCCGATCCCGCGGATGTGCCCGCGGACCTGGATATCGTCACCGAGGGTCGCCCCGCGGATATCCGGAACGCATTCTCCAACTCCTTCGCCTTCGGCGGTAATAACGCCTCGCTGCTGTTGCAGCGCTATCGCCCGCTCGAGGAGCCCTCCGCGCCGATCGAGGATATCCCGGTGGTCATCACCGGAATCGGCGCGATTGCCGGAAGCGCCGCGACCACCGAGGACGTGCGCGAGGCCCTGAGTAGCGCCACCCCCGCCTATGGCGAGATGACCGTGGACGTGGAGGAATACGGCCACCTGCCCGTGGCCGAGATCCCCGAGGGCAACCTGAAGCGCGGCATTAACCCCGCGCAGCTGCGCCGCATGGACACGCTGGGTCGCCGCGCCGCGGTGGCCACCGCGCAGCTCATCCGCGAGCGCGGGCTCACCCGCGAGCAGCTCGCCGAGACCGGGCTGATTTTTGCCACGGGTATCGGCCCGCTGTCCACCGTGGAGGCCTTTGAGCGCGACCTGATCCTCAACGGCACGGGTAATACCCGCCTCTTCCCCAATACCGTGATGAACGCGGCGGGCGGACACGTGGCGCTGCTGAATAAGATCCAGGGCCCCACGGCCACGATCTGCTGCGGCAATACCGGGGGAATCACCGCGCTGCACTTCGCCGAGAGCCTGATCCGTCGCGGCCGCGCCGAGCGCATCATCGTGCTCTCGGCCGATGAGGCCCCGCGCGCGATGCTCGCCGGTTATGCCCGCATCCCGGGCTATCTGGCGCGCAGCGTCTCGGCACCGTTCACCGGCCAGGGCCGCCTGATCGGCGGGGCCGCCGTGGCGATCCTGCTTGAGCGCGAGGACCTCGTGGAGCCGGACGCCGTGCGCGGCCGCATCTCGGGTTATGGCCTGACCGGGGATACCAGCGGTCACGGCCGGATCGCGCAGGACCCGACCGGCTGGTCGCGCTCCTTTGAGCTGGGCATGGCCGAGGCCGGGATCACCCCGGAAGCGGTGGATGTGGTCATCGCCTCGGCCTGTGGCCTGCCCAAGATCGACGATGTGGAATCCGCCGCGCTCACCCGCGCCGGGCTCGGCGATCGCCCCCTGCTGGCCCCCAAGGGCATCGTGGGCGATGCCGGTGCCTCGGCCGGGCTGCTGGGTGTGGCCCAGGCGATCTGGATGGCCGAGGAGGGACGCATTCACGGCAACGCCGGCGAACGCGGCACCGCCCCCGAGGGCTTCCTGGGTGCCGAGGGTCGCGCGGGCTCCGTGCATAACACCCTCGTGTCCAGCTATGAGGTGGGTGGCAGCTTCCAGTCGGTACTGGTCTCCACCCCCTGA
- a CDS encoding acyl carrier protein, whose protein sequence is MTTHAQILERATARTQLNSTLKRLIAEGLDLPVSGDQIEDDQPLFGRGLELDSLDTLEIVSLVEEEFEVYITDDEKFVFGSINKICDLIEREQAK, encoded by the coding sequence ATGACTACCCACGCCCAGATCCTGGAGCGGGCCACCGCCCGCACGCAGCTGAATAGCACCCTGAAGCGCCTGATCGCGGAGGGCCTTGACCTTCCCGTGAGCGGGGACCAGATCGAGGATGACCAGCCGCTCTTTGGCCGCGGACTCGAACTCGACTCGCTGGACACCCTCGAAATCGTCAGCCTCGTGGAGGAGGAGTTTGAGGTGTATATCACCGATGACGAGAAGTTTGTTTTTGGTTCGATTAATAAGATCTGCGACCTGATCGAGCGCGAGCAGGCCAAGTGA